A window of the Hordeum vulgare subsp. vulgare chromosome 5H, MorexV3_pseudomolecules_assembly, whole genome shotgun sequence genome harbors these coding sequences:
- the LOC123452118 gene encoding cationic amino acid transporter 1, with translation MAVGAEAGGGVRRRGCTCGKADFFPEESFSSWAAYGRALRSTGPRLADRLTSRSLEATELHEVRARSGADMKRDLTWWDLAWFGVGAVIGAGIFVLTGQEAKEVAGPAVVVSYVVSGVSAMLSVFCYTEFAVEIPVAGGSFAYLRVELGDFMAFVAAGNILLEYCIGGAAVARAWTSYFATLLNHQPSDFRIHASALYADYSELDPIAVVVITLICAFAVLSTKGSSRFNYLLSIVHIAVIAFIIVAGLTKADTANMRDFTPFGARGIFAASAVLFFAYIGFDAVSTMAEETKNPARDIPIGLVGSMAITTALYCVLAITLCLMQPYGDIDKDAPFSVAFSARGMNWAKYIVAFGALKGMTTVLLVSAVGQARYLTHIARTHMMPPWLAQVHPKTGTPVNATVIMLFATAVIAFFTDLGILSNLLSISTLFIFMLVAVALLVRRYYVTGETTAANRNKLVACIVAILATSAATATCWGLNVDGWVPYAVTVPAWLVSTVCLWALVPQARAPKLWGAPLVPWLPSASIAINIFLLGSIDAKSFERFGIWSAALLVYYLFVGLHASYDEAKAIAAEAHASKVEDGDAREMAPPTNGK, from the exons ATGGCGGTGGGCgccgaggccggcggcggcgtgCGGCGGCGCGGGTGCACGTGCGGCAAGGCGGACTTCTTCCCGGAGGAGTCGTTCTCGAGCTGGGCGGCGTACGGGCGCGCGCTCCGGAGCACGGGGCCGCGGCTGGCGGACCGGCTCACGTCGCGCTCCCTGGAGGCCACGGAGCTGCACGAGGTGCGCGCGCGGAGCGGCGCCGACATGAAGCGGGACCTCACCTGGTGGGACCTCGCCTGGTTCGGCGTGGGCGCCGTCATCGGCGCCGGCATCTTCGTGCTCACCGGCCAGGAGGCCAAGGAGGTGGCCGGCCCCGCCGTCGTCGTCTCCTACGTCGTCTCCGGCGTCTCCGCCATGCTCTCCGTCTTCTGCTACACCGAGTTCGCCGTCGAGATACCCGTCGCAG GCGGTTCGTTCGCGTACCTACGGGTGGAGCTGGGCGACTTCATGGCGTTCGTGGCGGCGGGCAACATCCTGCTGGAGTACTGCATCGGCGGCGCGGCGGTGGCGCGCGCTTGGACCTCCTACTTCGCCACGCTGCTCAACCACCAGCCCAGCGACTTCCGCATCCACGCCTCCGCCCTCTACGCCGACTACTCCGAGCTGGACCCCATCGCCGTCGTGGTGATCACGCTCATCTGCGCCTTCGCCGTGCTCAGTACCAAGGGCTCCTCCCGCTTCAACTACCTCCTCTCCATCGTCCACATCGCCGTCATCGCCTTCATCATCGTCGCCGGACTCACCAAGGCCGACACCGCCAACATGCGCGACTTCACGCCCTTCGGAGCCCGCGGCATCTTCGCCGCCTCGGCGGTGCTCTTCTTCGCCTACATCGGCTTCGACGCCGTCAGCACCATGGCCGAGGAGACCAAGAACCCCGCGCGCGACATCCCCATCGGCCTCGTAGGGTCCATGGCCATCACCACCGCGCTCTACTGCGTGCTCGCCATCACGCTCTGCCTCATGCAGCCCTACGGCGACATCGACAAGGACGCGCCCTTCTCCGTCGCCTTCTCCGCCAGGGGCATGAACTGGGCCAAGTACATCGTCGCCTTCGGCGCGCTCAAGGGGATGACCACCGTGCTGCTCGTCAGCGCCGTGGGCCAGGCGCGCTACCTCACGCACATCGCCCGCACGCACATGATGCCGCCGTGGCTCGCGCAGGTGCACCCCAAGACCGGCACGCCGGTCAACGCCACCGTCATCATGCTCTTTGCCACGGCCGTCATCGCCTTCTTCACCGACCTCGGCATCCTCTCCAACCTCCTCTCCATCTCCACGCTCTTCATCTTCATGCTCGTCGCCGTCGCGCTGCTCGTTCGACGGTACTACGTCACCGGTGAGACGACCGCCGCAAACCGCAACAAGCTAGTGGCCTGCATCGTCGCCATCCTCGCGACGTccgcggcgacggcgacgtgctGGGGTCTGAACGTCGACGGGTGGGTGCCTTACGCGGTGACGGTGCCGGCGTGGCTCGTGTCGACGGTGTGCCTGTGGGCGTTGGTGCCGCAGGCGAGGGCGCCCAAGCTGTGGGGGGCGCCGCTGGTGCCGTGGCTGCCGTCGGCATCCATCGCCATCAACATCTTCCTACTGGGCTCCATCGACGCCAAGTCGTTCGAGCGGTTCGGGATATGGAGCGCGGCGCTGCTCGTCTACTACCTCTTCGTCGGCCTGCACGCCTCTTATGACGAGGCCAAGGCGATCGCCGCGGAGGCCCACGCCAGCAAGGTGGAGGACGGGGACGCTAGGGAGATGGCGCCGCCGACCAATGGCAAGTGA